A stretch of Methanosphaerula palustris E1-9c DNA encodes these proteins:
- a CDS encoding GAF domain-containing protein has product MRRCGLLDFDAGGIYLVDLAARIARVVHSRNLSPEFLAKGREVHLDGIPYCKLFIEGITIITEHYEEVSPDHAIPYGFQSVESVPLHTKARIIGALNVVSTRRHMISPEERETLISIGRELGGTIERMIVEEKNDESTEKHHLSKSG; this is encoded by the coding sequence ATGAGACGCTGCGGCCTGCTGGACTTTGATGCAGGAGGAATCTATCTGGTTGACCTGGCTGCCAGAATCGCCAGGGTTGTCCATTCCAGGAACCTGTCACCGGAGTTCCTCGCCAAAGGTAGAGAGGTTCACCTCGACGGGATCCCCTATTGCAAACTCTTCATCGAAGGAATTACTATCATAACCGAACATTATGAAGAGGTTTCCCCGGATCATGCCATTCCTTATGGCTTCCAGTCTGTGGAGAGCGTCCCCCTCCACACCAAGGCCAGGATCATCGGTGCATTGAACGTGGTCAGCACACGAAGGCATATGATCTCTCCTGAGGAGAGGGAGACCCTCATCTCGATCGGGCGGGAGCTGGGTGGAACTATCGAGAGGATGATCGTAGAAGAAAAGAATGACGAGTCAACAGAGAAGCATCATCTATCAAAATCAGGATAG
- a CDS encoding diguanylate cyclase family protein produces MATEEIEAYILNQERVQKALQDLIIGEKRHDLEYTIDPGRWSPQRIIHSVAQLILRTGDRKPTKVAGAIHDITESKEAERVLQESENLYRTIFEISPLL; encoded by the coding sequence GTGGCCACCGAAGAGATTGAAGCCTACATCCTAAACCAGGAGAGGGTGCAAAAGGCACTTCAGGACCTGATCATAGGTGAGAAGAGACACGACCTTGAATATACTATTGACCCCGGCAGATGGTCCCCCCAGCGGATCATTCATTCAGTCGCACAACTGATCCTCCGCACAGGTGACAGAAAACCGACCAAAGTGGCCGGCGCCATTCATGATATCACAGAGAGCAAAGAGGCCGAACGAGTTCTTCAGGAGTCTGAGAATCTCTATCGAACGATATTTGAGATATCACCCTTGTTGTAG
- a CDS encoding response regulator, whose amino-acid sequence MYEAIISDYQMLKKDGITFLKEVRVRFGSTPFILFTGHGREEVVIQALKSGADFYLLKGGDPRSLFAELMHKIRIVVQRRQTEDALRTNDERLRMAHRLSGRPGTGSTA is encoded by the coding sequence GTGTATGAAGCGATCATCTCTGATTACCAGATGCTGAAAAAAGATGGCATCACCTTCTTAAAAGAGGTCCGCGTCAGGTTTGGCTCCACACCCTTCATTCTTTTCACCGGACATGGGAGGGAGGAAGTGGTCATCCAGGCGCTGAAAAGCGGGGCAGATTTTTACCTCCTGAAGGGAGGTGACCCGAGGTCCCTGTTTGCTGAACTCATGCACAAGATCAGGATCGTGGTACAACGTCGACAGACCGAGGATGCACTCCGTACTAATGACGAGCGACTGCGGATGGCCCACAGGCTATCGGGAAGACCGGGAACTGGGAGTACAGCCTAA
- the acs gene encoding acetate--CoA ligase: MHEIKESFDVKLAEDEKYYVPDEKYRRTSWIGDYQRRYDEFLADPDAFWNDIAEELDWVRHWDRVLEWNYPYAKWFVNARLNITSNCLDRHVASDRRNKAALIWRGEDGTERVYTYQKLLTEVIHFANGLKKVGVSKGDRVCIYMPMVPEQAIAMLACARIGAVHSVVFAGFGETALNMRITDAQAKIVITADISIRRGKAIPLITIVKEAILNAPSVEHLVILRRRREPPVEMRPDFELDFYELMRNGGADCPPEAMDAEDPLFMLYTSGSTGTPKGVVHTCGGYMVGTYYTSKYVFDLKENDIYWCTADPGWITGHSYIVYGPLIVGATVFISEMTLDYPDPGIWWRLIEEQRINIFYTAPTAIRTFMKLGEAWPEKYDLSSLRIIGSVGEPLNPEAFEWYYHVIGKDRCPIVDTWWQTETGMQMITTMVGEPMRPGFVGKGIPGVVADVVDKDGASVPLGSGGFLVIRTPWPAMFRTIYNNDERYRQYWETIPGVYTAGDLAVKGTDGYIMVIGRSDDIIIISGHNIGTAEVESALVSHQAVAEAAAIGKPDPLKGNSIKAFVILRVGNAPSEKLKKDLMYHVRMTIGPIAVPQEIAFVEKLPKTRSGKIMRRVLKAQEMGVDPGDISTLEE; this comes from the coding sequence ATGCACGAGATTAAGGAATCATTCGATGTGAAACTCGCAGAGGATGAAAAGTATTATGTCCCTGACGAAAAATACCGCCGTACATCTTGGATTGGGGACTATCAGCGCAGGTACGACGAGTTCCTTGCCGACCCGGATGCATTCTGGAACGACATTGCAGAGGAACTCGACTGGGTCAGACACTGGGATAGGGTTCTCGAGTGGAACTACCCTTACGCGAAATGGTTCGTCAATGCCAGGCTGAACATCACATCCAACTGCCTAGACCGCCATGTTGCCAGTGACCGGCGGAACAAGGCCGCCCTGATCTGGCGTGGGGAGGATGGAACAGAACGGGTCTATACCTACCAGAAATTGCTGACAGAGGTGATCCACTTTGCGAATGGCCTCAAGAAGGTCGGGGTTTCGAAAGGGGACAGGGTCTGCATTTACATGCCGATGGTCCCTGAACAGGCGATCGCCATGCTGGCCTGTGCCCGAATCGGTGCTGTACACAGTGTGGTCTTCGCCGGGTTCGGTGAGACCGCATTGAATATGAGGATCACGGACGCCCAGGCCAAGATTGTGATCACCGCCGACATCTCGATACGACGCGGAAAGGCGATCCCGCTGATCACCATCGTCAAGGAGGCGATCCTGAACGCTCCGAGTGTAGAACACCTGGTGATCCTCCGCCGGCGGAGGGAACCCCCGGTGGAGATGCGGCCTGACTTTGAACTCGACTTCTATGAACTGATGAGAAACGGAGGTGCTGATTGCCCCCCCGAGGCGATGGATGCAGAAGATCCGCTCTTTATGCTCTATACGAGTGGTTCAACCGGTACCCCAAAGGGGGTGGTCCATACCTGCGGAGGCTACATGGTCGGGACGTACTACACGAGCAAGTATGTCTTCGACCTCAAGGAGAACGACATCTACTGGTGCACAGCAGACCCCGGCTGGATCACCGGCCACAGTTACATTGTGTACGGACCGTTGATCGTCGGCGCCACCGTCTTCATCAGTGAGATGACTCTGGATTACCCGGACCCCGGCATCTGGTGGAGGCTGATCGAGGAGCAGCGGATCAATATCTTCTACACGGCGCCGACTGCAATCCGGACATTCATGAAACTGGGGGAGGCATGGCCGGAGAAATATGACCTCAGTTCCCTCCGGATCATCGGGTCGGTGGGCGAACCGCTCAACCCCGAGGCCTTTGAATGGTACTACCATGTGATTGGAAAGGACCGCTGTCCGATCGTCGACACCTGGTGGCAGACTGAGACCGGTATGCAGATGATCACCACAATGGTCGGTGAGCCGATGCGCCCCGGCTTTGTCGGAAAGGGGATCCCTGGCGTGGTGGCTGATGTCGTGGACAAAGATGGTGCGTCAGTTCCACTTGGTTCAGGTGGGTTCCTGGTCATCCGAACTCCCTGGCCGGCGATGTTTCGGACCATCTACAACAATGACGAACGGTACCGGCAGTACTGGGAGACGATTCCAGGGGTCTATACCGCCGGCGACCTCGCGGTGAAGGGAACGGACGGGTATATCATGGTGATCGGCCGATCCGATGACATCATCATCATATCCGGGCATAACATTGGGACCGCTGAGGTGGAGAGCGCCCTCGTCTCCCATCAGGCGGTTGCCGAGGCCGCTGCCATTGGAAAACCAGATCCATTGAAAGGGAACAGCATCAAAGCGTTCGTCATCCTCCGGGTGGGGAACGCCCCGAGTGAGAAACTGAAGAAGGACCTGATGTACCACGTGCGGATGACCATCGGCCCGATCGCTGTGCCGCAGGAGATCGCGTTCGTCGAGAAACTGCCAAAGACGCGAAGCGGGAAGATTATGCGCCGGGTTCTGAAAGCTCAGGAGATGGGCGTCGACCCCGGTGACATCTCCACCCTAGAGGAGTAG
- a CDS encoding acetate uptake transporter has protein sequence MANESGTTITPVKNLDVTANPAPLGLLGFGMTTVLLNLHNAGFFALGSMILAMGIFYGGLAQVIAGIEEWKKNNTFGATAFTSYGLFWLSFAGLLVLPKMGLAEASDKTAMAAYLAMWGLFTGVMFIGTLKANRALQLVFGSLTILFILLALGDLTGNATITMVAGYEGIICGFSAIYAGLAQVLNEMYGRTVAPLG, from the coding sequence ATGGCTAACGAATCTGGTACCACCATCACACCGGTAAAGAATCTCGATGTTACGGCGAACCCGGCCCCCCTTGGGCTCCTGGGTTTTGGGATGACGACTGTCCTCCTGAACCTGCACAATGCAGGATTCTTTGCACTGGGTTCTATGATCCTTGCGATGGGTATCTTCTATGGAGGTCTGGCCCAGGTCATCGCTGGCATCGAGGAATGGAAGAAGAATAACACCTTTGGCGCAACTGCGTTCACGTCATATGGTTTGTTCTGGCTATCGTTCGCCGGTCTGCTGGTGCTTCCGAAGATGGGGCTTGCAGAGGCCTCTGACAAGACTGCCATGGCAGCGTATCTCGCGATGTGGGGGTTGTTCACTGGTGTCATGTTCATCGGGACACTGAAGGCAAACCGGGCTCTCCAACTCGTATTCGGCTCGCTGACGATCCTGTTCATCCTGCTGGCCCTTGGAGACCTCACCGGTAATGCGACGATCACCATGGTAGCGGGCTATGAGGGGATCATCTGCGGGTTCTCTGCTATCTATGCAGGTCTCGCCCAGGTGCTCAACGAGATGTATGGGCGGACCGTTGCACCGCTGGGATGA